A DNA window from Anastrepha ludens isolate Willacy chromosome 6, idAnaLude1.1, whole genome shotgun sequence contains the following coding sequences:
- the LOC128868713 gene encoding uncharacterized protein LOC128868713, producing MKVDADQQKPTSKASAAIDTTTTRLAVTTQGAAAARVTRTNTLGLVKKKSCTTLLCELTRLKSQQKYLECSQVKLNPANYEDPTASNGSAAFPLPPLGGEAMQLVNEIECLKVQLDEDLKVYSENSYREVEEFRDLVSAIRVDVQQPERLSQYTLPVLRERIIAINTQLMQLCDKNQAEMEKLRGEFEQLERNNDILVKI from the coding sequence ATGAAAGTGGACGCAGACCAACAGAAGCCGACATCAAAGGCGTCGGCAGCAATAGATACAACCACAACCAGGCTAGCAGTGACTACGCAGGGAGCTGCTGCCGCAAGGGTGACCAGAACTAACACACTTGGACtagttaaaaagaaatcttgcaCAACACTTCTATGCGAATTGACACGCCTCAAGTCGCAACAAAAGTACCTCGAATGCAGTCAAGTTAAATTGAATCCAGCCAACTACGAGGATCCCACGGCTAGCAATGGTAGCGCTGCATTTCCACTGCCGCCGCTGGGAGGTGAAGCGATGCAGTTGGTTAATGAAATTGAGTGCTTAAAAGTGCAATTAGATGaagatttgaaggtgtatagtGAAAATTCGTATCGTGAGGTAGAGGAATTTCGAGATTTGGTAAGCGCCATACGCGTGGATGTTCAACAACCGGAACGATTGAGCCAATACACTTTGCCGGTGTTACGCGAACGCATTATCGCCATAAATACGCAGCTGATGCAACTCTGCGATAAAAATCAGGCCGAAATGGAGAAATTGCGCGGCGAATTCGAGCAGTTGGAGCGGAATAATGACATACTTGTGAAAATTTGA